Proteins encoded by one window of Lutibacter sp. A64:
- a CDS encoding sulfite exporter TauE/SafE family protein, with amino-acid sequence MLWTALVLGLAGSFHCIGMCGPIAFVLPVDRSSKSKLIFQTILYHLGRIISYSLIGLLFGFIGKGLYLAGFQQRLSILMGVVMIAIVLIPVAIFNKYNFSKPLYQIIGKVKQKLGSYLTKKSNKALFLIGFFNGFLPCGLVYMALLGSISTGNAVNGALYMAVFGIGTIPLMTGAIFLGNFVNLSIRNKIQKAIPVFVVIIGLLFILRGLGLGIPYISPSDAKLQISNNPADCITIEKSE; translated from the coding sequence ATGCTATGGACTGCGTTGGTTTTAGGTTTAGCTGGAAGTTTCCATTGTATAGGTATGTGTGGGCCAATAGCTTTTGTATTGCCTGTAGATAGATCTTCTAAATCAAAATTAATATTTCAAACAATTTTATACCACTTAGGGCGTATAATTAGTTATTCTCTTATTGGATTACTTTTTGGTTTTATAGGTAAAGGATTGTATTTGGCTGGTTTTCAGCAACGTTTGTCCATTTTAATGGGGGTTGTAATGATTGCCATAGTATTAATACCTGTAGCAATTTTTAATAAATACAATTTTTCTAAACCTTTATATCAAATTATAGGAAAAGTTAAACAAAAGTTGGGTTCATATCTAACAAAAAAATCTAATAAAGCATTATTTTTAATTGGGTTTTTTAATGGGTTTTTACCTTGTGGACTTGTTTATATGGCTTTACTTGGTTCAATATCAACAGGTAATGCTGTTAATGGAGCGTTATATATGGCAGTTTTTGGAATTGGTACAATTCCTTTAATGACTGGTGCAATATTTTTAGGGAATTTTGTAAATTTATCTATTAGAAATAAAATTCAAAAAGCAATTCCAGTATTTGTTGTTATTATTGGATTATTATTTATATTGCGTGGATTAGGATTGGGGATACCTTATATCTCACCTTCAGATGCAAAATTACAAATATCCAATAATCCTGCAGATTGTATAACTATTGAAAAGTCAGAATAA
- a CDS encoding FixH family protein: MKIKFTWPMGIVIALVSFMVFILSFVYKAHFVNKYDHHLVSEDYYKDELNYQTEIDQQNKGIALKENVSIKKTSEGLLIVFPKEFDPSTISGTIYFQRLSNDKIDFDLPIKLETNEFLIKNETLVEGRWDIKIEWKQAESEYLFKEKIMY; the protein is encoded by the coding sequence ATGAAAATTAAATTTACTTGGCCAATGGGTATTGTTATCGCATTGGTATCGTTTATGGTATTTATATTATCTTTTGTGTATAAAGCACATTTTGTTAATAAATATGACCATCATTTGGTATCTGAAGATTATTATAAAGATGAGCTTAATTATCAAACAGAAATAGATCAACAAAATAAAGGGATTGCTTTAAAAGAAAATGTTTCAATAAAAAAAACAAGTGAAGGTTTATTAATTGTATTTCCAAAAGAATTTGATCCATCAACTATTTCTGGTACAATCTATTTTCAAAGGTTATCTAATGATAAAATTGATTTTGACTTACCAATTAAATTAGAAACAAATGAGTTTTTAATAAAAAATGAAACATTGGTTGAAGGTAGGTGGGATATTAAAATTGAGTGGAAACAAGCTGAAAGTGAATATTTATTCAAAGAAAAAATAATGTATTAA
- the ccoG gene encoding cytochrome c oxidase accessory protein CcoG: MDKDNKEVFRDSIATIDKSGKRNFIFPKKPKGKLYNYRTIVSWFLLGFLLAAPFIKIKGNQFLLFNILERKFHIFGFPFWPQDFHLLVISMLVSVVFVILFTVVFGRIFCGWVCPQTIFMEMVFRKVEYLIEGDRSKQIKLDKQEWNAEKIRKRVFKWFMFFIISFVISNVFLAYIIGSDKVLSYITDGPLEHLSTLAYLLAFTGVFYFVFAWFREQVCIIVCPYGRLQGVLLDNKSINVAYDYVRGEGTSGRKKLRKDENRDELGHGDCIDCKQCVQVCPTGIDIRNGTQLECINCTACIDACDAIMDRSGFDKGLIRYASEDNIDKKEKFKFNARLIAYSTILTILIGVLITMLFLRNDIEATILRLPGQTFQSTETTIKNVYTVKLINKTTEDLENLDLKLISHPGKIDLIGGKINLVKQGLKEGTLFIEIDKKDLNSSKEKLKVGVYSNGKLIESTTTNFTGPLIIK, encoded by the coding sequence ATGGATAAAGATAATAAAGAAGTATTTAGAGATTCAATAGCAACAATTGATAAAAGTGGAAAAAGAAATTTTATTTTTCCTAAAAAACCAAAAGGTAAACTTTATAATTATCGAACGATTGTTAGTTGGTTTTTATTAGGCTTTTTATTAGCTGCTCCTTTTATTAAAATTAAAGGAAACCAATTTTTACTATTTAATATTTTAGAACGTAAATTTCATATTTTCGGTTTCCCTTTTTGGCCACAAGATTTTCATTTGTTAGTAATTTCAATGCTTGTTAGTGTTGTTTTTGTAATTTTATTTACAGTAGTATTTGGAAGAATATTTTGTGGGTGGGTTTGTCCTCAAACTATTTTTATGGAAATGGTTTTTAGAAAAGTAGAATACTTAATTGAAGGAGATAGATCCAAACAAATAAAATTAGATAAACAAGAATGGAATGCTGAAAAAATTAGAAAACGTGTTTTTAAATGGTTTATGTTTTTTATAATATCGTTTGTAATTTCAAATGTATTTTTAGCGTATATTATTGGTTCTGATAAGGTTTTATCTTATATAACTGATGGTCCATTAGAGCATCTTAGTACATTAGCTTATCTATTAGCTTTTACCGGTGTTTTTTATTTTGTATTTGCTTGGTTTAGAGAACAAGTTTGTATTATTGTTTGTCCTTATGGTAGATTGCAAGGAGTATTATTAGATAATAAATCTATTAATGTTGCATATGATTATGTTAGAGGAGAGGGAACTTCTGGTAGAAAAAAATTACGTAAAGATGAAAATAGAGATGAACTTGGGCATGGAGATTGTATAGATTGTAAACAATGTGTACAAGTTTGTCCAACAGGTATTGATATTAGAAATGGTACGCAATTAGAATGTATTAACTGTACAGCGTGTATAGATGCTTGTGATGCTATTATGGATAGATCTGGATTTGATAAAGGTCTTATACGTTATGCTTCTGAAGATAATATCGATAAAAAAGAAAAATTTAAATTTAACGCGCGTTTAATTGCTTATTCTACAATATTAACCATATTAATTGGGGTTTTAATAACAATGTTATTTTTAAGAAATGATATTGAAGCTACAATTTTGCGTTTGCCAGGGCAAACTTTCCAAAGTACCGAAACTACCATTAAAAATGTGTATACCGTTAAGTTAATAAATAAAACAACCGAAGATTTAGAAAATTTAGATCTTAAATTAATTTCTCATCCAGGAAAAATAGACCTAATTGGAGGTAAAATTAATCTTGTGAAACAAGGGTTAAAAGAAGGGACTTTATTTATAGAAATTGATAAAAAAGACCTAAATTCGTCTAAAGAAAAATTAAAAGTAGGAGTGTATTCAAATGGTAAATTAATTGAATCTACAACTACTAATTTTACGGGTCCTTTAATTATTAAATAA
- a CDS encoding cbb3-type cytochrome c oxidase N-terminal domain-containing protein: MNKNSENISGWKKFMKSMTKAHDLGTEEDIMLEHDYDGIKELDNVLPPWWLYGFYITIAISIFYYVQVFYNSEEYSQEKEFATEIAEGKAQVEAYKAANPELFDDSNIVALTDAESISKGKELFASKTCTACHLADLGGSIGPNLTDNHWILGGDVKSIYNTISKGGRPGKGMIAWESTISRDERIQLASYIVSMQGTQPANPKAAEGDIIWPEE, translated from the coding sequence ATGAATAAAAATTCAGAAAACATATCGGGTTGGAAAAAGTTTATGAAATCCATGACTAAGGCCCACGATTTAGGAACGGAAGAAGACATAATGTTAGAACATGATTATGATGGTATTAAAGAACTAGATAATGTATTACCACCATGGTGGTTATACGGTTTTTATATTACCATAGCAATTAGTATCTTTTACTATGTTCAAGTATTTTATAATTCTGAAGAATATAGTCAAGAAAAAGAATTTGCAACTGAAATAGCAGAAGGTAAAGCGCAAGTTGAAGCGTACAAAGCTGCTAATCCGGAATTATTCGATGATTCTAATATTGTAGCCTTAACAGATGCTGAAAGTATTTCAAAAGGAAAAGAATTGTTTGCATCTAAAACTTGTACGGCTTGTCATTTAGCTGATTTAGGTGGTAGTATTGGACCTAATTTAACAGACAATCATTGGATTTTAGGTGGTGATGTTAAAAGTATTTATAATACTATTTCAAAAGGTGGTAGACCAGGTAAAGGTATGATTGCTTGGGAAAGTACTATTAGTAGAGATGAAAGAATTCAGTTGGCAAGTTATATTGTTTCTATGCAAGGAACACAACCAGCAAATCCAAAAGCAGCTGAAGGAGATATTATTTGGCCAGAAGAATAA
- a CDS encoding cbb3-type cytochrome c oxidase subunit 3 yields MLKFIKHNLESIEGVEIYPIISLILFFLVFSTMIIFVFRLPKRRIDNLSNLPFDNDTNTKENTDE; encoded by the coding sequence ATGTTAAAATTTATAAAACATAATTTAGAGAGTATTGAAGGTGTTGAAATTTATCCAATAATTTCACTAATCTTATTCTTCTTAGTTTTTTCAACAATGATCATATTTGTTTTTAGACTTCCTAAAAGAAGAATTGATAATTTAAGTAATTTACCTTTCGATAACGATACTAATACAAAAGAAAATACAGATGAATAA
- the ccoN gene encoding cytochrome-c oxidase, cbb3-type subunit I yields the protein MEKEQFYYDNKIVKMFLWATILWGVVGMLVGLLVALLFVFPGLLEFTGSDSAISWLSFGRLRPLHTNAVIFAFVGNGIFLGVYYSTQRLLKTRMFNDVLSRIHFWGWQSIIVAAAITLPLGLSSSKEYAELEWPIDIAVVLIWVVFGINLIGTILKRRQRHIYVAIWFYIATLVTIAVLYIFNNLEMPVSAFKSYSVYSGVQDALVQWWYGHNAVAFFLTTPILGLMYYFVPKVANRPVYSYRLSIIHFWTLIFLYIWAGPHHLLYTALPEWAQNLGTVFSVMLIFPSWGGMINGLLTLRGAWDKVRENPVLKFFVVAITGYGMATFEGPMLSFKNLNAIGHYTDWIVGHVHIGALAWNGFMIAGIVYWLAEKLWKTPLYSRKLANTHFWLGTLGILFYAIPLYVAGFTQAFMWKQFNPDGTLVYGNFLETVTQVIPMYAMRAIGGTLYLTGFVLLAINVIKTAKAGSTVEDELAEAAPLKKISGRRIAGEGLHTWLERKTVLFTILTTVAILIGGLVEIVPLILVKSNIPTIESVKPYTPLELEGRDIYIREGCNNCHSQMIRPFRSEVERYGEYSKAGEYVYDYPFLWGSRRTGPDVHRVGGKYNDNWHFNHMLDPRSTSPGSIMPRYSWLIKNDMNASNLESKMEGLVSLGVPYTEEEIKGAKQALLTQAKEIENNLRQDPEFVKNYGSSNIQNKEIVALIAYLQRLGTDIKANQTALK from the coding sequence ATGGAAAAAGAACAGTTTTATTATGATAATAAAATAGTTAAAATGTTTCTTTGGGCTACAATTCTATGGGGAGTTGTAGGAATGTTAGTAGGGCTTTTAGTAGCACTTCTTTTTGTTTTCCCAGGATTATTAGAGTTTACAGGTTCAGATAGTGCTATTTCTTGGTTAAGTTTTGGTCGTTTACGTCCTTTACATACCAACGCAGTTATTTTTGCCTTTGTAGGGAACGGTATTTTCTTAGGGGTTTACTACTCAACTCAGAGATTACTTAAAACAAGAATGTTTAATGACGTTTTAAGTAGAATTCATTTTTGGGGCTGGCAATCAATTATAGTAGCAGCTGCAATTACATTACCTTTAGGGTTATCATCATCTAAAGAATATGCCGAATTAGAATGGCCAATAGATATTGCCGTTGTTTTAATCTGGGTAGTTTTTGGAATAAACCTTATTGGAACCATTTTAAAAAGAAGACAAAGACATATTTATGTAGCAATATGGTTTTATATTGCAACATTAGTAACTATTGCTGTTCTATACATATTTAACAATTTAGAAATGCCTGTGTCTGCATTTAAAAGTTATTCAGTTTACTCTGGAGTACAAGATGCATTGGTACAATGGTGGTACGGACATAATGCGGTGGCGTTTTTCTTAACAACACCAATTCTAGGTTTAATGTATTACTTTGTTCCTAAAGTTGCTAATAGACCAGTTTATTCTTATAGACTTTCTATTATTCACTTCTGGACATTAATATTTTTATACATTTGGGCTGGACCTCACCATTTATTATATACAGCATTACCAGAATGGGCACAAAATTTAGGTACTGTATTTTCTGTAATGCTTATTTTCCCATCTTGGGGTGGTATGATAAACGGATTGTTAACCTTGCGTGGAGCTTGGGATAAAGTTCGTGAAAACCCAGTATTAAAATTCTTTGTAGTAGCTATTACTGGTTATGGTATGGCTACTTTTGAAGGACCTATGTTATCGTTTAAAAATTTAAATGCAATTGGACATTATACTGATTGGATTGTCGGTCACGTACATATTGGAGCTTTAGCTTGGAACGGATTTATGATTGCTGGTATTGTATATTGGTTAGCAGAAAAATTATGGAAAACACCATTGTATTCTAGAAAATTGGCAAATACACATTTTTGGTTAGGTACTTTAGGAATTTTATTTTACGCAATACCATTATATGTTGCAGGGTTTACACAAGCATTTATGTGGAAACAATTCAATCCAGATGGAACATTGGTGTATGGTAACTTCCTAGAAACTGTTACACAAGTAATTCCAATGTATGCAATGCGTGCAATAGGAGGTACTTTATATTTAACAGGTTTTGTTTTATTAGCAATAAATGTTATTAAAACAGCAAAAGCAGGATCTACAGTTGAAGATGAATTAGCTGAAGCTGCTCCATTGAAAAAAATTAGTGGTAGACGAATTGCAGGAGAAGGTTTGCATACTTGGTTAGAAAGAAAAACAGTATTATTTACAATTTTAACAACTGTAGCTATTTTAATAGGTGGATTGGTAGAAATTGTTCCGTTAATATTGGTAAAATCTAACATCCCTACAATAGAAAGTGTTAAACCATATACACCACTAGAATTAGAAGGAAGAGATATTTATATTAGAGAAGGTTGTAATAACTGTCACTCTCAAATGATTCGTCCTTTCCGTTCTGAAGTTGAACGTTATGGAGAATATTCTAAAGCTGGTGAGTATGTTTACGATTATCCATTCTTATGGGGATCACGTAGAACCGGACCAGATGTACATAGAGTTGGTGGAAAATACAACGACAATTGGCACTTTAACCATATGTTAGATCCTAGATCTACATCTCCAGGCTCTATTATGCCACGATATTCTTGGTTGATTAAAAATGATATGAATGCTTCTAATTTAGAAAGTAAAATGGAAGGGCTAGTTAGTCTTGGTGTTCCTTATACAGAAGAAGAAATTAAAGGAGCTAAACAAGCTTTATTAACTCAAGCTAAAGAAATTGAGAATAATCTAAGACAAGATCCTGAATTTGTTAAAAATTATGGCTCAAGTAATATTCAAAATAAAGAAATAGTAGCTTTAATTGCTTATTTACAACGTTTGGGTACAGATATTAAAGCAAATCAAACAGCCTTAAAATAA
- the ccoS gene encoding cbb3-type cytochrome oxidase assembly protein CcoS, which translates to MEVVYITIGVSIIVAVFFFIVFIKSVKSGQYEDTYTPSVRMLFDDELVTKKKEKLVQKEQLENQQE; encoded by the coding sequence ATGGAGGTAGTTTACATAACTATAGGTGTAAGTATTATTGTTGCCGTGTTTTTTTTTATAGTATTTATAAAGTCTGTAAAATCGGGACAGTATGAGGATACCTACACGCCGTCTGTAAGAATGTTATTTGATGATGAATTGGTTACAAAGAAAAAAGAAAAATTAGTTCAAAAAGAACAATTAGAAAATCAACAAGAATAA
- a CDS encoding heavy metal translocating P-type ATPase, with translation MSVKNCYHCGADCGKKPVEFNDKFFCCNGCKTVYEILNASELTCYYDLESSPGSIPSDIKGKYNYLDNEEIIEKLLEFNDTETSVVEFYIPSIHCSSCIWVLENLNKLNEGVTISMVNFPKKLLRITFKNKSTNLKELVELITSIGYEPYISLEDADSKKNKVDKTLIYQVAIAAFAFGNIMLLSFPEYFEVDEFWLEKYKHLFRLLMFVMVIPVVFYSAKDYFISAYKGLKHKMLNIDVPIALGISVLFVRSTVEIFLDIGSGFFDSLSGLVFFLLLGKFFQQKTYNFLSFERDYKSYFPIAVSLILDDKEINIQVKDIKKGDRLLIRNGELIPVDGILINGNAAIDYSFVTGESIPVIKNSGDKLFAGGKQTAGAIEMEVINSIEQSYLTQLWSNDVFNKSNEKTIKNITDSISRFFTIAILLIAFLGGVFWYFYNVDMLFNVVTAVLIIACPCALALSAPFAFGNILRIFGYKNFYLKNSETIENTSKVDTIIFDKTGTITTSDKSQLTYYGTALTDVEKSSLKSILRASNHPLSRSLYEFLDVESLIEKPTSFNEILGKGIEATINNTTFKIGASSFVEAKSVATNETSIYIKINNEFKGYYLFKNSYREGTKEVFEKLGVNYNLVILSGDNDGEKQYLQTLLPKNTLFKFNQKPEDKLEFIKNMQENNKKVMMIGDGLNDAGALAQSNVGIAISEDVNVFSPACDAILDAKLFNKLPEFLELSKKTIAIIKASFVLSFCYNVIGLYFALTGMLTPVVAAILMPLSSISIVVFVTILTNWVSKKL, from the coding sequence ATGAGTGTAAAAAATTGTTATCACTGCGGTGCGGATTGTGGCAAAAAACCAGTAGAGTTTAATGATAAGTTTTTTTGTTGCAACGGTTGTAAAACTGTTTACGAAATATTAAACGCTAGCGAATTAACTTGTTATTACGATTTAGAATCTTCTCCTGGTTCAATACCTTCCGATATTAAAGGAAAGTACAATTACTTAGATAACGAAGAAATAATTGAAAAACTTTTAGAATTTAACGATACTGAAACTTCAGTTGTAGAATTTTACATTCCAAGTATACATTGTAGTTCTTGTATTTGGGTATTAGAAAATTTAAATAAGCTTAATGAAGGGGTAACTATTTCAATGGTTAATTTTCCAAAGAAATTATTACGAATTACTTTTAAGAATAAAAGCACCAATTTAAAAGAATTAGTAGAGTTAATAACATCAATAGGGTATGAGCCATATATAAGTTTAGAGGATGCGGATTCTAAAAAAAATAAGGTTGACAAAACATTAATTTATCAGGTCGCTATTGCTGCATTTGCTTTTGGTAATATAATGTTATTATCCTTTCCAGAGTATTTTGAAGTTGATGAATTTTGGTTAGAAAAATACAAGCATTTATTTAGATTGTTAATGTTTGTAATGGTAATACCCGTTGTTTTTTATTCGGCAAAAGACTATTTTATTTCTGCTTACAAAGGTTTAAAACATAAAATGTTAAATATTGATGTTCCAATAGCTTTAGGAATTTCTGTCTTATTTGTAAGAAGTACTGTAGAAATATTTTTAGATATTGGTTCTGGTTTTTTTGATAGTTTATCTGGTTTGGTTTTCTTTTTATTATTAGGTAAATTTTTTCAACAAAAAACATATAACTTTTTATCGTTTGAGAGAGATTATAAATCTTATTTTCCAATAGCAGTTTCTTTAATTTTAGATGATAAAGAAATAAATATACAGGTAAAAGATATAAAAAAAGGCGATCGTCTTTTAATTAGAAACGGAGAATTGATTCCTGTAGATGGTATTTTAATAAATGGAAATGCAGCTATAGATTACAGTTTTGTTACTGGAGAATCTATACCTGTAATAAAAAATTCTGGAGATAAATTATTTGCTGGAGGAAAACAAACTGCGGGCGCTATTGAAATGGAAGTAATAAATTCTATTGAACAAAGTTATTTAACTCAGTTATGGAGTAATGATGTTTTTAATAAATCTAACGAAAAAACTATAAAAAATATTACAGATTCTATAAGTAGATTTTTTACAATTGCTATTTTATTAATTGCCTTTTTGGGTGGTGTTTTTTGGTACTTTTATAATGTTGATATGTTGTTTAATGTTGTAACGGCAGTGTTAATTATAGCCTGTCCTTGTGCATTAGCTTTATCAGCTCCATTTGCTTTTGGAAATATTTTACGAATTTTTGGATATAAGAATTTTTATTTAAAGAATTCAGAAACCATAGAAAATACATCAAAAGTAGATACTATTATTTTTGATAAAACAGGAACCATTACAACAAGTGATAAATCTCAGTTAACATATTATGGAACTGCATTAACCGATGTGGAAAAAAGTAGTTTAAAAAGTATATTAAGAGCTTCAAATCACCCATTAAGCAGATCTTTATATGAATTTTTAGATGTAGAGTCATTAATTGAAAAACCAACTTCTTTTAATGAAATTTTAGGAAAAGGTATTGAAGCAACTATAAATAATACCACTTTTAAAATTGGAGCTTCAAGTTTTGTAGAAGCTAAATCTGTAGCTACTAATGAAACGTCTATTTATATAAAAATAAACAATGAATTTAAAGGATATTATTTATTTAAAAACAGTTATAGAGAAGGAACAAAAGAAGTTTTTGAAAAGTTAGGTGTAAATTACAATTTGGTAATACTGTCTGGAGATAATGATGGAGAAAAGCAGTATTTACAAACGCTATTACCTAAAAACACATTGTTTAAATTTAATCAAAAACCAGAAGATAAGTTAGAGTTTATAAAAAACATGCAAGAAAATAATAAGAAAGTTATGATGATTGGAGATGGACTAAATGATGCAGGTGCATTGGCTCAAAGTAATGTTGGTATTGCTATTTCTGAAGACGTAAATGTATTTTCTCCAGCTTGTGATGCCATTTTAGATGCTAAACTCTTTAATAAATTACCAGAGTTTTTAGAGCTTTCTAAAAAAACTATAGCTATAATAAAAGCTAGTTTTGTCTTATCGTTTTGTTATAATGTAATTGGTTTATATTTTGCTTTGACAGGAATGTTAACTCCTGTTGTAGCAGCAATTTTAATGCCTTTAAGTTCAATTTCAATTGTAGTGTTTGTAACTATTCTTACAAATTGGGTTTCAAAAAAGTTATAA
- a CDS encoding Crp/Fnr family transcriptional regulator — translation MSNCRQCIIKRFNALKTLTNDEIETFSDHKTTVIIKKGEHLMTEGSAINGLYCIKDGKGKLTKLNTNGKEQIIKFIKGGDILGHRSLLSEELVGLNAIALEDMHVCFIPKGDILDTIKVNNQFSLNLMRNISHQLNEANTLISQMAQKPVKDRLAETLLHLEEVFGLDNKGFIDVVLTREEIANTIGTATESAIRLLSNLKKDGVIDLQGKKIKISNKNELKNISEGY, via the coding sequence ATGTCGAACTGCAGGCAATGTATTATAAAAAGATTTAATGCTTTAAAAACATTAACTAATGATGAAATAGAAACTTTTTCTGATCATAAAACAACTGTTATTATAAAAAAAGGAGAACATTTAATGACAGAAGGAAGTGCTATAAATGGTTTGTATTGCATTAAAGATGGTAAAGGAAAATTAACAAAACTAAATACCAACGGTAAAGAGCAAATTATAAAATTTATTAAAGGAGGAGATATTTTAGGACATCGTTCTTTATTAAGTGAAGAATTAGTTGGATTAAATGCAATTGCCCTTGAAGATATGCATGTTTGTTTTATACCAAAAGGAGATATCTTAGATACCATTAAGGTAAATAATCAATTCTCTCTTAATTTAATGAGAAATATTTCACATCAATTAAATGAAGCTAATACTTTAATATCTCAAATGGCTCAAAAGCCCGTTAAAGATAGATTAGCAGAAACTTTATTGCATTTAGAAGAAGTATTTGGCTTAGATAATAAAGGCTTTATTGATGTTGTTTTAACTCGTGAAGAAATTGCAAACACTATTGGAACAGCTACAGAATCTGCTATACGATTATTATCTAATCTTAAAAAAGATGGCGTAATTGATTTACAAGGTAAAAAAATTAAAATTTCTAATAAAAATGAATTAAAAAATATTTCTGAAGGTTATTAA
- a CDS encoding DUF6952 family protein — translation MKLPVIKHLTNFIEENDQDYVIETIETLEALTEVPSLKDEELDVIGEIISNLYGAIEVDKMVKDGMPKKEALNTFMKRVLGSIDS, via the coding sequence ATGAAGTTACCAGTAATTAAGCACTTAACTAATTTTATCGAAGAAAACGATCAAGATTATGTTATTGAAACCATAGAAACTTTGGAAGCTTTAACTGAAGTGCCATCGTTAAAGGATGAAGAGTTAGATGTTATTGGTGAAATTATTTCTAATCTTTATGGTGCCATAGAAGTTGATAAAATGGTTAAAGATGGTATGCCAAAAAAAGAAGCATTAAACACATTTATGAAACGTGTTTTAGGATCTATTGATTCTTAA
- a CDS encoding thioredoxin family protein, whose product MFQELTEDNLEQIVADNKTVVVQYAATWCGNCRIMKPKFKKLATENPDAVFVIADAEKFPNTRKLATVDNLPTFATFKAGAFVNQVQTNKFEILKDLVNEVTSN is encoded by the coding sequence ATGTTTCAAGAGTTAACAGAAGATAATCTAGAGCAAATTGTAGCTGATAATAAAACTGTAGTTGTACAATATGCAGCTACTTGGTGTGGTAATTGTAGAATTATGAAACCAAAGTTTAAAAAATTAGCTACTGAAAATCCAGATGCTGTTTTTGTAATTGCTGATGCAGAAAAATTTCCAAATACGCGTAAATTAGCAACTGTAGATAATTTACCAACGTTTGCAACTTTTAAAGCAGGAGCTTTTGTAAATCAAGTACAAACAAATAAATTTGAAATTTTAAAAGACTTAGTAAATGAAGTTACCAGTAATTAA
- a CDS encoding peroxiredoxin, whose translation MATAVGKKFPDLNVDAMNEMGDTFKVNVLEEAINNNKKVLLFWYPKDFTFVCPTELHAFQEALGEFEKRNTVVIGASCDTPEVHFAWLNTPKDNGGIEGVTYPILADSNRNLSSILGILDITEETFDEATGTVQVEGDNVTYRATYLIDEDGVVFHEGINHMPVGRNVNEYLRLIDAYTHVQKNGEVCPANWEEGKDAMSPNAKGTAEYLASH comes from the coding sequence ATGGCAACAGCTGTAGGTAAAAAATTTCCAGACTTAAATGTAGATGCAATGAACGAAATGGGTGATACATTTAAAGTAAATGTATTAGAAGAAGCAATTAATAATAACAAAAAAGTATTGTTATTTTGGTACCCAAAAGATTTTACATTTGTTTGTCCAACTGAATTACACGCTTTTCAAGAAGCTTTAGGTGAATTTGAAAAAAGAAATACAGTAGTAATTGGAGCTTCTTGTGATACTCCAGAAGTACATTTTGCTTGGTTAAATACACCAAAAGATAATGGAGGTATTGAAGGTGTTACATACCCAATTTTAGCAGATAGTAACCGTAATTTATCAAGTATTTTAGGTATTTTAGATATTACAGAAGAAACTTTTGATGAAGCAACAGGAACTGTTCAAGTTGAAGGAGATAATGTAACATATAGAGCTACTTACTTAATTGATGAAGACGGAGTAGTTTTTCATGAAGGAATAAATCATATGCCAGTTGGTAGAAATGTAAATGAATATTTACGTTTAATAGACGCTTATACGCACGTTCAAAAAAATGGAGAAGTTTGTCCAGCTAACTGGGAAGAAGGAAAAGATGCAATGTCTCCAAACGCAAAAGGAACAGCAGAATACTTAGCTTCACACTAA